From one Lolium rigidum isolate FL_2022 chromosome 4, APGP_CSIRO_Lrig_0.1, whole genome shotgun sequence genomic stretch:
- the LOC124705550 gene encoding exportin-4-like isoform X3: protein MHGPNRQFAGINFLETLVSEFSPSTASSMGLPKEFHEQCQWSLEVKFLKDFYVWAQAAVFNTADKILNSNVTIPEEKACSAALRLMLQILSWSFKPTLEHENSDAKIKSGLRSDAINLKKFERSLVKPGSSWTDVLISSAHTTWVLNFYTTLRQKYSYDTLWGDSPIAVSCRQLIVQLCSLAGTVFPNDNGDAQIEHFMHILSAVILWIEPPNVIAESIRNGGSESEFIDGCHALLSVASLTNSSLFDNLLKSIRQYGTINLLSALTSEAVKSVLDNQNEEETWGSDALDILLETWNVILGEADADKSPMSADGALAASNLFKIIAESHLKAAADSAFEDNDDAEYFHVSVSKRDEQLALYALIARAAADTTIPFLEQLFSERFARLSQQTDVQNDPTRTLEELYWLLLITSHVLTDSGEGETLLIPEALQAGFPNVVEVAQHPVVTLSWSIINFSRQCLDSGIRGRYFSPRLMEAVIWFLARWVATYLVPLDVSREIDSMGKHGSQHSRKLLNSFAWENNQGELVLDFVVLISMVALTTYQGEIELQTLTCQKLLATVVRRKHTCAYVVQLDSWRDLTTAFASGRSLFSLSGRLQRSLAETLACAASCIKDPEASVQYLRDLMGPVAGCLVENASRSDLKSVAHQPDVIYMVCCLLERLRGAARATQPRTQKVLFEMGHTVMNSLLTLLEVYKNQPEVIYMILKFVVDFIDGQAVFLDGKETSVLMSFCLRLLQIYSSHNIGKVMLSLSSTLRSESQSEKYKDLRALLRLLTNICSKDLVGFLSDSNIEGSPDIAEVIYVGLDIVTPLISLDLLKYPKLSRDYFILMSHLLEVYPEKVAHLNRDAFGRIIGSLEFGLRNQDSDVVERCLAAVNALASYHFKERIGGRGGLSSQLMESEGSNGKLQESISSHFLRLLLQLLLFEDFRMELAGSAADALLPLLFCEQELYQRLVHELLEKQQNPTVKSRLAVAFHNLTSSNNLSSTLDRPNRQKFRKNLRTFLGEVSSFMQIK from the exons ATGCATGGGCCTAATCGACAGTTTGCTGGGATCAATTTCTTAGAAACCTTG GTTTCAGAGTTTTCCCCTTCAACTGCTTCTTCTATGGGCCTGCCTAAGGAGTTCCATGAACAATGCCAATGGTCACTTGAAGTGAAGTTTCTGAAG GACTTCTATGTCTGGGCACAAGCTGCTGTATTCAATACCGCAGACaaaatcttgaattcaaatgtaACTATACCTGAGGAGAAAGCATGTTCAGCGGCATTGCGCCTAATGCTTCAAATATTGAGCTGGAGCTTCAAGCCAACTTTGGAACATGAGAATTCAGATGCTAAGATAAAGTCTGGTTTGAGGAGCGATGCAATAAATCTGAAGAAATTTGAACGTTCATTGGTCAAG CCAGGGTCTTCGTGGACTGATGTTCTAATATCAAGTGCACATACTACCTGGGTTTTGAACTTCTACACTACCCTGCGCCAGAAGTACTCTTATGATACACTATGGGGTGATTCTCCTATTGCTGTTTCTTGCAGACAGCTCATAGTGCAATTATGTTCCTTGGCAGGCACTGTTTTTCCTAATG ATAATGGTGATGCACAGATTGAACACTTTATGCACATACTATCTGCTGTTATCCTGTGGATTGAACCTCCAAATGTCATTGCGGAATCAATTAGAAATGGCGGAAGTGAAAG TGAGTTCATAGATGGTTGCCATGCCCTGCTTTCAGTGGCATCTTTGACTAACAGCTCACTTTTTGACAACCTCCTGAAATCGATAAG GCAATATGGCACAATTAACCTGCTTTCTGCTTTGACATCCGAAGCTGTCAAGTCTGTTCTGGATAACCAGAATGAAGAAGAAACCTGGGGTTCAGATGCTCTAGATATATTGTTAGAAACATGGAATGTTATTCTGGGG GAAGCTGATGCTGATAAAAGTCCTATGTCAGCTGATGGAGCACTCGCAGCTTCAAATTTGTTTAAGATCATTGCCGAGTCACATTTGAAGG CTGCTGCTGATTCTGCATTTGAAGATAATGATGATGCTGAATACTTTCATGTTTCTGTTTCAA AGCGTGATGAGCAGTTGGCCTTGTATGCTCTGATTGCACGTGCAGCTGCTGACACCACCATACCCTTTCTTGAGCAATTATTTTCTGAGCGGTTTGCACGGCTAAGTCAG CAGACAGATGTCCAGAATGACCCCACACGAACATTGGAGGAGCTGTATTGGCTGCTGCTGATTACCAGTCATGTCCTAACTGATTCAGGCGAAGGAGAAACACTGCTT ATTCCTGAAGCTTTACAGGCTGGATTCCCCAATGTAGTTGAAGTAGCACAGCATCCTGTAGTTACATTGTCATG GTCTATAATAAACTTTTCAAGACAATGTCTGGACTCAGGAATTAGAGGAAGGTACTTCAGTCCCCGGCTGATGGAG GCGGTGATTTGGTTCTTGGCCAGATGGGTTGCAACCTATTTAGTACCGCTTGACGTTAGTAGAGAAATCGATAGTATGGGTAAACATGGATCCCAACATTCTAGAAAACTGCTAAACAGTTTTGCATGGGAGAATAACCAAGGAGAGCTTGTTCTTGATTTTGTTGTTCTCATTTCAATGGTAGCACTTACTACATATCAGGGCGAAATTGAGCTGCAG ACACTCACATGCCAAAAGCTACTTGCCACAGTTGTTCGACGGAAACACACATGTGCTTATGTTGTGCAGTTG GATTCATGGCGTGATCTTACAACAGCTTTTGCGAGTGGGCGTTCTTTATTTTCATTGAGTGGACGTTTACAG AGATCTCTAGCAGAAACACTTGCATGTGCAGCTTCCTGCATCAAGGATCCTGAGGCATCTGTGCA GTATTTGAGAGACCTCATGGGACCAGTCGCAGGATGCCTAGTAGAAAATGCTAGCAGGAGTGATCTCAAATCTGTTGCACATCAACCAGATGTTATCTACATG GTCTGCTGCCTATTGGAAAGGCTAAGAGGAGCTGCTAGAGCTACTCAGCCTCGCACTCAAAAGGTTCTGTTTGAGATGGGTCATACCGTGATGAACTCACTCTTGACTCTTCTGGAAGTGTACAAAAATCAG CCTGAAGTCATATACATGATACTCAAGTTCGTGGTTGACTTCATTGATGGTCAAGCTGTATTCCTGGATGGTAAGGAGACATCAGTCTTGATGAGCTTTTGCTTACGACTGCTCCAGATATACTCCTCGCATAATATTGGAAAG GTAATGCTCTCTCTGTCTTCAACTCTGCGCAGTGAGTCACAATCTGAAAAATACAAGGATCTGCGTGCTTTGCTTCGGCTTTTAACAAATATATGCTCCAAGGATTTG GTGGGTTTCCTATCTGATAGCAACATTGAGGGCTCCCCAGATATTGCAGAG GTCATCTATGTTGGTCTTGATATTGTGACTCCCTTGATATCTTTGGACCTTCTTAAGTACCCTAAACTCAGTCGTGAT TATTTTATACTGATGTCACACTTGTTGGAAGTGTACCCTGAGAAGGTTGCTCACTTAAACAGGGATGCTTTTGGAAGAATTATTGGAAGTCTTGAATTTGGCCTGCGCAATCAG GATAGCGATGTTGTTGAGAGGTGCCTGGCAGCAGTAAATGCTCTTGCTTCATACCATTTCAAAGAAAGAattggagggagaggaggacTTAGTTCACAGCTTATGGAATCTGAAGGATCGAATGGCAAGCTACAGGAAAGCATATCAAGCCACTTCTTGAGGCTTCTCCTGCAATTACTTCTGTTTGAAGATTTTAG aatggaatTAGCAGGGTCTGCTGCAGATGCTTTGCTTCCTTTGCTTTTCTGTGAACAGGAGCTATATCAG AGACTGGTCCATGAGTTGCTTGAGAAACAGCAGAATCCGACTGTGAAATCAAGGCTGGCAGTTGCTTTCCATAATCTTACAAGCTCTAACAATCTCTCAAGCACGCTTGACCGTCCAAATCGGCAGAAATTCAGGAAAAACCTCCGTACATTCTTAGGCGAGGTCTCAAGCTTCATGCAGATAAAGTAA